Proteins found in one Amycolatopsis aidingensis genomic segment:
- a CDS encoding MFS transporter, whose translation MTTPPALSGREAVGPDGQDIRTPAIMAVVALVGFVTTLDNTIVAAAAPSIGRELGLNLTTLQWISIGYMLPYAGLLLAAGALIDRIGRRRTLLAGCAVFAAGALLGGVARSPELLLTARVTQGIAAAFIVPGTLSLIRTKLPESGRKIAIAVWTAALACALALGPWLGGALAEHLHWSWIFLSNLPFVCAAWFLLTRTSRDEPVRSGVPVRLGATVLVTISLVLLTAAVVTSGGVVSTGVLGGAGLLGLLAFVLSERRAGTPLVPARLRANRVFLGANALILLWGLGISGIVFFTPLVYQEFLGMGPEEAGLPLVVVAGAVICATPLVPAVTRALGPHRAVCLGLLVLAAGLVQLAVVNGETAMAPRLAGLVLAGVGSAFTAPITGHALDRIGEDDTGTASGVLTASRELSSAFGVVLIGIVLTSVRAGESAAGAADGPALAAGYAAGLLVAAVLQVAGAALALVVLRPRPAVQSMPSKECEGT comes from the coding sequence GTGACTACCCCGCCTGCCCTGTCCGGCCGGGAAGCTGTGGGTCCGGACGGTCAGGACATTCGTACTCCGGCGATCATGGCCGTGGTCGCGCTCGTGGGATTCGTGACCACATTGGACAACACGATCGTCGCGGCCGCCGCGCCGTCGATCGGCAGGGAGCTGGGGCTGAATCTGACCACGCTGCAGTGGATCAGCATCGGCTACATGCTTCCGTACGCCGGGCTGCTGCTGGCCGCGGGCGCGCTGATCGACCGGATCGGACGCCGCCGCACCCTGCTCGCCGGGTGCGCGGTGTTCGCGGCCGGAGCACTGCTCGGCGGTGTGGCTCGATCGCCCGAGCTGCTGCTCACGGCCAGGGTGACGCAGGGCATCGCGGCCGCTTTCATCGTGCCGGGGACGCTCAGCCTGATCCGTACCAAACTGCCGGAATCCGGGCGAAAGATCGCCATCGCGGTGTGGACCGCCGCGCTCGCCTGTGCACTCGCGCTGGGGCCGTGGCTCGGTGGCGCGCTCGCCGAACACCTGCACTGGAGCTGGATATTCCTCAGTAACCTGCCGTTCGTCTGCGCGGCGTGGTTCCTGCTGACGCGCACCAGCCGGGACGAGCCGGTCCGCTCCGGCGTGCCGGTGCGGCTGGGCGCGACGGTGCTGGTGACGATCAGCCTGGTGCTGCTCACCGCGGCCGTGGTGACCTCGGGTGGTGTCGTCAGCACGGGCGTCCTCGGCGGCGCCGGGCTGCTCGGACTGCTCGCCTTCGTGCTGAGCGAGCGACGCGCCGGCACGCCACTCGTCCCGGCGCGGCTGCGGGCGAACCGGGTGTTCCTCGGCGCGAACGCGCTGATCTTGCTGTGGGGGCTGGGGATCAGCGGGATCGTGTTCTTCACCCCGTTGGTGTACCAGGAGTTCCTGGGGATGGGGCCGGAGGAGGCCGGGCTGCCACTGGTCGTGGTGGCCGGCGCGGTGATCTGTGCGACCCCGCTCGTACCGGCGGTGACCAGGGCGCTCGGGCCGCATCGCGCGGTGTGTCTCGGGCTGCTGGTGCTGGCAGCCGGTCTGGTGCAGCTCGCCGTGGTGAACGGCGAGACCGCGATGGCACCCCGGTTGGCCGGGTTGGTGCTTGCCGGGGTCGGGTCGGCGTTCACCGCGCCGATCACCGGGCACGCACTGGACCGGATCGGCGAGGACGACACCGGTACCGCCTCCGGCGTGCTCACCGCGTCGCGGGAACTGTCCAGCGCGTTCGGGGTCGTGCTGATCGGGATCGTGCTCACCTCGGTGCGGGCCGGTGAGAGCGCCGCGGGCGCGGCCGACGGCCCGGCGCTGGCCGCGGGGTATGCCGCGGGACTGCTGGTTGCGGCGGTGCTGCAGGTCGCGGGCGCGGCGCTCGCACTCGTCGTGCTGCGGCCCCGGCCCGCCGTGCAATCGATGCCGTCCAAGGAGTGTGAGGGAACATGA
- a CDS encoding fatty acid desaturase family protein, which yields MATRARIPQLSPEQLDELGRELDAIRRELVADLGERDAAYIRRVVTLQQRFEFLGRALLWAGWFPPAWLAGTAALSISKILDNMEIGHNVMHGQYDWMGDPALNSKMFEWDTVCPSEQWRHTHNYVHHTFTNILGKDRDIGYGLLRMIDAQRWRPYYLGNPVYAFVLMVAFEWGVMLHDLEIDRIMSGRRKWSETRGLRRRMWQKGGKQAIKDYLLFPLLSGPGALATLTGNATANLVRNLWAFSIIFCGHFPDGVADFTEEECANETPGQWYYRQMLGSANIEGGKLFHLMTGNLSFQIEHHLFPDIPARRYQQIAPRIREICERYGLGYNTGPLGRQVGSVWKKIFRLALPPSRDRMPAGAARRTRLRALSGARGAEAA from the coding sequence ATGGCTACCCGAGCACGTATCCCACAACTCAGCCCCGAGCAGCTCGACGAGCTCGGCCGGGAGCTCGACGCGATCCGCAGGGAACTGGTCGCCGACCTCGGCGAGCGGGACGCGGCCTACATCCGCCGCGTCGTCACGCTGCAGCAGCGGTTCGAGTTCCTCGGCCGCGCGTTGCTCTGGGCAGGCTGGTTTCCACCCGCCTGGCTGGCAGGGACCGCGGCGCTGTCGATCTCCAAGATCCTGGACAACATGGAGATCGGTCACAACGTCATGCACGGCCAGTACGACTGGATGGGCGATCCGGCCCTGAACTCGAAGATGTTCGAATGGGACACCGTCTGCCCTTCCGAGCAATGGCGGCATACGCACAACTATGTGCACCACACGTTCACCAACATTCTCGGCAAGGACCGCGATATCGGGTACGGCCTGCTGCGCATGATCGACGCGCAGCGATGGCGCCCGTACTACCTCGGCAACCCGGTGTACGCGTTCGTGTTGATGGTCGCCTTCGAATGGGGCGTGATGCTGCACGACCTCGAGATCGACCGGATCATGTCCGGGCGCCGGAAGTGGTCGGAGACCAGGGGGCTGCGGCGCCGGATGTGGCAGAAGGGCGGCAAGCAGGCCATCAAGGACTACCTGCTGTTCCCGCTGCTGAGCGGGCCCGGCGCGCTGGCAACCCTCACCGGGAACGCCACCGCGAACCTGGTGCGCAACCTGTGGGCGTTCAGCATCATCTTCTGCGGGCACTTCCCGGACGGGGTCGCGGACTTCACCGAGGAGGAATGCGCCAACGAGACACCAGGCCAGTGGTACTACCGGCAGATGCTCGGCTCCGCCAACATCGAAGGCGGAAAGCTGTTTCACCTGATGACCGGGAACCTGAGCTTCCAGATCGAGCACCACCTGTTCCCGGACATCCCGGCGCGGCGCTACCAGCAGATCGCGCCACGGATCCGGGAGATCTGTGAGCGCTACGGCCTCGGCTACAACACCGGCCCGCTCGGCAGGCAGGTCGGCAGCGTGTGGAAGAAGATCTTCCGGCTCGCCCTGCCACCGTCCAGGGACCGGATGCCTGCCGGCGCGGCCCGCCGGACCAGGTTGCGGGCGCTGTCCGGCGCCCGGGGCGCGGAGGCGGCGTGA